The proteins below come from a single Streptococcus canis genomic window:
- a CDS encoding serum opacification factor, which produces MKISNCKYKLRKLSVGLVSVGTMFTTTTVMANETPQPTTTEFTALPVAVESSSTEEVPTTTDDQITSIDTIAKVESEGAEEKQTSETTTESHEESSAPQPKSRSKRSTASASAEPQLMEVETIIVNNLKTEIDIKDEKDDSKKLIKNRDGEQREIVDISREVKVDESKNELEVTLTVTPKEIDKGAEVIVLLDTSKKMTDEDFNTAKENIKKLVTTLTSRSTDNTPNYNSRNSVRLISFYRKVNDPISLTTENVDTELDKILQDAKNDWDWGVDLQGAIHKAREIFNNEKKSGKRQHIVLFSQGEATFSYDVLDKTKVSKKEVTEPVANSNPLLPWPFYLDTTTQKHNVVEDAQQLINLLDKIGITQFNDALKGFASNGNTLLNLGSSLIGIKNPLDYITMADLDTSNLKQTDFDYSNKVGEGYNFRSYSDRTVDSVGMKTIIAAKIKENLEKLQPKNANKWLDYLGLNTARKTIQDWMIDKALDNLFYRRQYQFYNHNLSAQAEAKMARDEGIVFYSFDVTDPTKFPKAADFNSNYPTYSKYLTEKEERAKKQVKERNEKFDKYLKDMSDGKDFLKNIDDKDKFKDVLEEVTITEKFEDKVTVVDQWKNSSPYKDSNGDKQSVKHTSSSWLFGTTKESLEWKISKKQLKDAFEKGQTLTLTYRLKVKNDQFKTALEKKNKNKKLTVPAEQPKFELVTEKIISNTISYKINSKSANGQKLDDVKLTYTKEMVPVPEIEGEVIEPLAPQLPELPPITDHGPNLNFEEETIHQLPIEHGQYDDNTQTTLTEDTKPESDTISIGGQSEPIEITEDTLSNQSGHSNDDTIIEDTKQPEVIMGGQANIVDMVEETQSGMSGFNEATVIEEDTRPKLQFHFDNEEPSPAINKAISQTPIARVDNNLPQTGDKDKSEAFFSIAALTVIGAAGLLSKKNRKNQID; this is translated from the coding sequence ATGAAAATATCTAATTGTAAGTATAAACTACGGAAATTATCTGTCGGTCTTGTTTCCGTTGGAACAATGTTCACCACCACAACTGTTATGGCAAATGAGACTCCTCAACCAACTACTACTGAATTTACTGCTTTGCCTGTAGCGGTAGAGTCATCTAGTACAGAAGAAGTACCAACTACAACAGATGACCAAATTACTTCCATTGATACCATTGCTAAGGTTGAAAGTGAAGGAGCTGAGGAAAAGCAAACCTCCGAAACAACAACTGAAAGCCATGAAGAAAGTTCAGCTCCACAGCCGAAATCACGGAGTAAGCGTTCGACAGCTTCGGCATCTGCAGAACCACAGCTTATGGAAGTGGAAACTATTATCGTTAACAATTTAAAAACTGAAATCGACATCAAAGATGAGAAGGATGACTCTAAAAAGCTTATTAAGAACCGCGATGGGGAACAACGTGAAATTGTAGACATTTCTAGGGAAGTTAAAGTTGATGAAAGCAAAAACGAATTAGAAGTCACTCTAACTGTCACACCGAAAGAAATTGATAAAGGCGCAGAAGTTATTGTGCTTCTAGATACTTCTAAAAAGATGACTGATGAAGACTTCAATACTGCCAAAGAAAATATCAAAAAATTAGTGACTACATTGACTTCTAGGAGCACCGATAATACTCCAAACTATAATAGTCGTAACTCTGTTCGCTTGATTAGTTTTTACCGTAAAGTAAATGATCCGATTTCATTAACTACTGAGAATGTGGATACAGAACTAGATAAAATCTTACAAGACGCAAAAAATGATTGGGATTGGGGAGTAGATTTACAAGGAGCGATTCATAAAGCTAGAGAAATTTTCAACAATGAAAAGAAATCTGGTAAACGTCAACATATTGTTCTCTTCTCACAAGGAGAAGCCACTTTTAGCTATGACGTTTTAGATAAGACAAAAGTATCTAAGAAGGAAGTAACGGAGCCTGTGGCTAATAGCAATCCGCTCCTACCTTGGCCCTTTTATCTTGATACAACAACCCAAAAACATAATGTTGTGGAAGATGCGCAACAGCTTATAAACCTTTTAGATAAGATAGGTATAACTCAATTTAATGATGCACTAAAAGGTTTCGCTTCAAATGGTAATACTTTATTAAATTTGGGTAGCAGTCTAATTGGAATCAAGAACCCTTTAGATTATATTACCATGGCAGATTTAGATACTAGTAACTTAAAGCAAACTGACTTTGACTATTCTAATAAAGTTGGTGAGGGATATAATTTCCGAAGTTATTCTGACAGAACGGTTGATTCTGTCGGAATGAAGACTATTATAGCTGCTAAAATAAAGGAAAATCTTGAGAAGTTACAACCGAAAAATGCAAATAAATGGTTGGACTATTTGGGATTGAACACTGCAAGGAAAACAATACAAGATTGGATGATTGATAAAGCATTAGATAACTTATTTTATCGTCGTCAATATCAATTTTATAACCACAATCTTTCAGCACAAGCTGAAGCCAAAATGGCAAGAGATGAAGGTATTGTTTTCTATTCATTTGATGTTACTGATCCTACCAAATTTCCAAAAGCAGCTGATTTTAACTCCAATTATCCAACATATTCCAAATATTTAACGGAAAAAGAAGAAAGGGCAAAAAAACAAGTTAAGGAACGCAATGAAAAATTTGACAAATATTTAAAAGATATGTCAGATGGAAAAGATTTCCTAAAAAATATTGATGACAAAGATAAATTTAAAGATGTCCTGGAGGAAGTGACCATCACCGAAAAATTTGAAGACAAAGTCACCGTTGTAGACCAGTGGAAAAACTCTTCACCTTATAAAGATAGCAACGGAGATAAGCAATCAGTTAAGCATACTTCTTCTTCTTGGTTATTCGGTACTACTAAAGAAAGCCTCGAATGGAAAATCTCTAAAAAGCAATTGAAAGATGCGTTTGAAAAAGGGCAAACCTTAACGTTAACATACCGACTTAAGGTTAAAAATGACCAGTTTAAAACCGCTCTTGAGAAGAAAAATAAAAACAAGAAACTTACAGTACCAGCAGAACAGCCTAAATTTGAATTGGTAACAGAAAAAATCATTTCAAATACTATTTCTTACAAAATTAATAGTAAATCAGCAAATGGTCAGAAACTTGATGATGTCAAGTTAACATACACCAAAGAAATGGTTCCTGTACCAGAGATTGAGGGAGAAGTGATTGAGCCCCTAGCACCTCAGCTACCAGAATTACCTCCTATTACTGATCACGGTCCTAACTTGAACTTTGAGGAAGAAACCATACATCAGTTACCGATTGAACATGGACAATATGACGATAACACTCAAACCACACTTACCGAAGATACCAAACCAGAATCTGATACAATTTCAATCGGTGGGCAAAGTGAGCCGATTGAAATAACAGAAGATACGCTTTCTAATCAGTCTGGTCACTCTAATGATGATACTATTATTGAGGATACGAAACAACCTGAAGTTATTATGGGTGGACAAGCCAATATTGTTGATATGGTAGAAGAAACTCAATCTGGTATGTCTGGCTTTAATGAAGCTACTGTTATTGAAGAAGACACACGTCCTAAACTTCAATTCCACTTTGATAATGAAGAACCTAGCCCTGCAATTAATAAAGCTATCTCTCAAACTCCTATTGCTAGAGTAGATAATAACTTACCTCAAACTGGAGATAAAGATAAGTCAGAAGCATTCTTTAGCATAGCAGCGTTAACTGTTATTGGAGCGGCAGGACTTCTCAGTAAAAAAAATCGTAAGAATCAGATTGATTAA